From a single Adhaeribacter swui genomic region:
- a CDS encoding SusD/RagB family nutrient-binding outer membrane lipoprotein, translating to MKKIIINIGCAVTLLTGLGACTDKLEELYVDPGTTSVPAIDKFFTRMLNNGRVRPDYWEIRTFALPHTVKYTQTASYVNGTKMYQQQLSYLQNRWDDYYTPGTNGGGIMAQYREIEKNYAGLSDADKKNFEVMVQAAKVVFLDQTSQMVDLWGDIPFSEAGSINATGQVVRPKFDDAKAIYEIVLTGLKEASDYFATAQLESLAKATFQKQDILLGGDVDKWRRYTNSLRLRLLMRTSFVDETRAKAEVAAILADPVKYPLVDDAKYDVLLKPLDSNTGSLESSLNDLSGYAAPATLLEGVLKPANDLRIPVLYDKGVRREQGKSIRNEDYFGMPVNLPSAEQEANISQGKYAVLDSATFIRNSKLPGIVFTSSEVSFLKAEAFERWGGGDASTAYQNGVRQSVNFYYNLNSTSNAGRNAEKAPADTTIAKFLANPAMEYTGGQEEKLAKIWTQKWVHLGLLQSVQNWAEVRRTKTPALPFQEDSSTPAEKLPPSRLLYPATEKSLNTQNYNQVAAKDLPTVKIFWDVK from the coding sequence ATGAAGAAAATAATAATAAATATCGGTTGCGCCGTAACGCTGTTAACTGGATTAGGCGCCTGTACCGATAAGCTGGAAGAATTGTACGTTGATCCGGGAACCACTTCGGTACCCGCTATCGATAAGTTTTTTACCCGGATGCTCAACAACGGACGGGTACGACCCGACTACTGGGAAATCCGGACCTTTGCTTTACCGCACACCGTTAAATATACTCAAACGGCCAGCTATGTAAATGGTACTAAAATGTACCAGCAACAGCTTTCGTATTTGCAAAATCGCTGGGACGATTATTACACTCCCGGTACCAACGGTGGTGGCATTATGGCTCAGTACCGCGAAATTGAAAAAAACTACGCGGGTTTATCGGATGCAGATAAGAAAAATTTTGAAGTAATGGTGCAGGCAGCCAAAGTGGTGTTCCTGGATCAAACTTCGCAGATGGTGGACCTATGGGGCGATATTCCGTTCTCCGAAGCTGGATCAATTAATGCTACCGGCCAGGTTGTACGCCCGAAGTTTGATGATGCCAAAGCAATTTATGAAATTGTTTTAACCGGTTTAAAAGAAGCATCGGATTATTTCGCTACCGCCCAGTTAGAATCTTTAGCAAAAGCTACTTTTCAGAAGCAGGATATTTTGTTGGGCGGCGATGTGGACAAATGGCGCCGTTATACAAATTCCTTGCGCTTGCGGTTGTTAATGCGTACCTCGTTTGTAGATGAAACCCGGGCTAAAGCCGAAGTAGCCGCTATTTTGGCCGATCCAGTAAAATACCCTCTGGTAGACGATGCGAAATATGATGTATTGTTAAAACCATTGGATAGCAATACCGGTAGCTTGGAAAGTTCGCTGAATGATTTATCGGGTTATGCAGCCCCGGCTACTTTGCTGGAAGGCGTTTTAAAACCAGCCAACGATTTACGTATTCCAGTATTGTACGATAAAGGCGTTCGGCGGGAACAAGGTAAATCTATCCGGAACGAAGATTACTTTGGCATGCCGGTAAATTTACCATCAGCGGAACAAGAAGCAAACATTAGCCAAGGCAAATACGCCGTTCTGGACTCAGCTACTTTTATCCGGAACAGCAAGTTACCCGGTATTGTATTTACTTCTTCTGAGGTATCTTTCCTGAAAGCCGAAGCTTTTGAGCGGTGGGGTGGGGGCGATGCCAGCACCGCTTATCAGAATGGAGTTCGCCAGTCGGTTAATTTTTATTATAATTTAAATAGTACCAGTAATGCCGGCCGAAACGCTGAAAAAGCGCCTGCCGATACCACCATCGCCAAGTTTTTAGCAAATCCGGCTATGGAGTACACCGGTGGACAGGAAGAAAAACTAGCTAAAATCTGGACGCAAAAGTGGGTGCATTTGGGCTTACTGCAATCGGTACAAAACTGGGCCGAAGTAAGAAGAACAAAAACCCCAGCCTTACCATTCCAGGAAGATTCCAGTACGCCAGCGGAAAAATTACCTCCGTCGCGCTTGCTTTATCCAGCTACGGAAAAAAGTTTGAACACGCAAAATTATAACCAGGTAGCTGCCAAAGATCTGCCTACGGTTAAAATTTTCTGGGACGTGAAGTAA
- a CDS encoding SusC/RagA family TonB-linked outer membrane protein codes for MKKKYSLMLFGALLLCCQVSWAQLVVKGLITDEAKQPMPGVTVLLKGTSTGTATNAEGTYSLQVPNGNGTLVFSFIGYVTKEVAINNQTVINTSLASDAQALNEVVVTALGIKREQKALGYSVSTVSAEQITQAGNTNFASALYGKAAGVKITTAPGGATSAANVQIRGINSLSGNTQPLYVVDGIVIRNTSETGATNFNNGGYYSDTKIRGNGVLDINPADIESLSVLKGASASALYGSEASNGVIVITTKRGAKNKGLGVDLNYVFNTEEIAFGPKYQNVYGPGYDRETNLQNGATEEGWIPVDLDGDGVNESQRPYFRAYGQFGPKMEGQLVPWWDGSMKTYSARRDNYKDFYRRGYNSSINLALSNQTDKSAYRFSFTRLDNEGIQRGGKLERNTFNLNSNLKLNDKINTDIIVNYVNSKVHNRPEQINRVTANYGGFFSRADDMQTYLDKFQTSAGYKYVPYDQPQRNPSEALKYNIRATDLMDFLWRQIKNNEDEYQNRLISSVTLNYEITKNLRFRGRVGNDFTSINIENEQFNEYPLAFNGTNSTGYYGLNSGRYSILYTDELLTYSNKFSDDFDFSVSGGFQGRQETHRYQSSGTNGGLLVENWFNLNNSQGFVTTSAWRKELVKYAFLGIANFGFREYLFLEATARKEYSSTLAPKNNSYFYPSVNGSFVFSQAFNMPKFLSFGKLRAGYGVVANAPEIYAANIAYNQNTIQFNGSGVPVLSSMTSYGNNEIRPEEKRELEFGLETRILNNKLGVDLTYYNSRMIDQILRMQLPTSTGANDVLANLGELRSYGYELALNATPIEKNIKWDTRFNFALNRTKVQKLMPGLDRLTYYDADGGAIKMYAEVGQPLGDIYVHPRETDANGNFIIDGDGYYTLSTDYVKVGNTLPKIVGGLANTVSFKNLSLNFLVDYRLGGKLVSTPLLYGKGSGLYEETLQHRDAEHGGIPYYINEGGDKVRLPDHNATAPNNAKVYHDGVLLEGVTTDGTPNQTIVDAANYYLNTYGWSTGWYENGAVFKNSYVKMRELTLSYNLPQALASKLRFQNMSVSLIGRNLFYFWKTVPHLDPETGIGTSWNRQGVDEGSMAPTRSYGVSLHVSF; via the coding sequence ATGAAAAAAAAGTACAGTTTAATGTTATTCGGTGCTTTGCTCCTGTGCTGCCAGGTAAGCTGGGCACAACTCGTAGTAAAAGGCCTGATAACCGACGAAGCAAAACAGCCCATGCCGGGCGTAACTGTGTTACTTAAAGGAACTTCCACGGGTACCGCTACTAACGCCGAAGGAACTTATTCGTTACAGGTTCCTAACGGAAACGGAACTTTGGTGTTTTCTTTTATTGGTTATGTTACCAAAGAAGTAGCCATTAACAACCAAACAGTTATTAATACCAGTTTAGCCTCCGATGCACAAGCATTAAATGAGGTTGTAGTTACCGCTTTAGGTATTAAGCGGGAGCAAAAAGCGTTAGGTTATTCCGTTAGCACTGTTTCGGCGGAGCAGATTACCCAGGCAGGTAATACCAATTTTGCTTCGGCCTTGTACGGCAAAGCAGCCGGGGTAAAAATCACTACGGCTCCCGGTGGTGCTACCAGTGCCGCCAACGTGCAAATTCGGGGGATTAACTCTTTAAGTGGCAATACCCAGCCTTTATATGTGGTAGATGGTATTGTAATCCGGAACACCAGCGAAACCGGCGCCACTAATTTTAACAACGGCGGCTACTATAGCGATACTAAAATCCGCGGTAACGGGGTATTGGATATTAATCCGGCCGATATCGAATCTTTGAGTGTGTTAAAAGGCGCCAGCGCATCGGCTCTTTATGGTTCTGAGGCATCTAACGGGGTAATTGTAATTACTACCAAACGTGGAGCCAAAAACAAAGGCTTAGGCGTAGACCTGAACTACGTTTTCAACACCGAAGAAATAGCTTTCGGGCCAAAATACCAGAATGTTTACGGCCCAGGTTACGACCGCGAAACCAACTTGCAAAACGGTGCTACCGAAGAAGGCTGGATTCCGGTAGATTTAGATGGTGATGGCGTAAACGAAAGCCAGCGCCCTTATTTCCGGGCTTACGGTCAGTTTGGTCCTAAAATGGAAGGCCAACTGGTACCTTGGTGGGATGGCAGTATGAAAACGTACTCGGCCCGTCGGGATAATTACAAAGATTTTTATCGTAGGGGTTACAACTCGTCTATCAACCTGGCTTTATCGAACCAAACCGATAAATCGGCTTACCGCTTTTCTTTTACCCGTTTAGATAACGAAGGCATTCAGCGGGGTGGTAAATTAGAGCGGAACACCTTTAACCTGAACAGCAATTTAAAGCTGAACGATAAAATTAATACCGACATTATTGTTAATTACGTAAACTCTAAGGTACATAACCGGCCAGAGCAAATTAACCGCGTAACTGCTAACTACGGTGGCTTCTTTAGCCGTGCCGATGATATGCAAACTTACCTGGATAAATTCCAGACTTCTGCCGGTTATAAATATGTGCCTTACGATCAGCCGCAGCGCAATCCTTCTGAAGCCTTAAAATATAACATCCGGGCTACCGATTTAATGGATTTCTTATGGCGCCAAATTAAAAATAACGAAGACGAATACCAGAACCGCTTAATCTCCAGCGTTACCTTAAACTACGAAATCACGAAGAACCTGCGTTTCCGTGGCCGGGTTGGTAACGACTTTACTAGTATTAACATCGAGAACGAACAGTTTAATGAGTATCCATTGGCTTTTAATGGTACCAACAGCACCGGTTATTACGGGTTAAACAGCGGTCGTTACTCTATATTATATACTGATGAATTATTAACCTATTCTAATAAATTTTCTGATGATTTTGACTTCTCCGTGAGTGGCGGTTTTCAGGGTCGGCAGGAAACCCACCGGTATCAGTCTTCCGGAACCAACGGCGGTTTATTAGTCGAAAACTGGTTTAATTTAAATAACTCGCAAGGTTTTGTTACTACATCGGCCTGGCGCAAAGAATTAGTAAAATATGCCTTTTTAGGAATTGCTAATTTTGGCTTTAGAGAATACTTGTTTTTAGAAGCCACCGCCCGTAAAGAATACTCATCTACCTTGGCCCCTAAAAACAACAGCTATTTTTACCCATCGGTGAATGGTAGCTTTGTATTCTCGCAAGCCTTTAACATGCCTAAATTTTTAAGTTTTGGTAAGTTACGGGCCGGTTACGGCGTAGTAGCCAATGCCCCGGAAATTTATGCGGCTAATATTGCTTACAACCAAAATACCATTCAGTTCAACGGCAGCGGGGTTCCGGTTTTAAGTTCCATGACCTCTTACGGTAATAACGAAATTCGTCCGGAAGAAAAAAGAGAACTTGAGTTTGGTCTGGAAACCCGGATTTTAAACAACAAACTGGGCGTAGATTTAACCTACTACAACAGCCGGATGATTGACCAGATATTGCGGATGCAGTTACCTACAAGCACCGGTGCCAACGATGTATTAGCTAACCTGGGCGAGTTGCGCAGCTACGGTTATGAGCTGGCTTTAAATGCCACACCAATTGAAAAAAACATTAAATGGGACACCCGCTTTAACTTTGCCTTAAACCGCACCAAGGTGCAAAAATTAATGCCCGGTTTAGATCGGTTAACGTATTACGATGCGGATGGTGGTGCTATAAAAATGTACGCCGAAGTAGGCCAGCCTTTAGGTGATATTTACGTGCACCCCCGCGAAACCGATGCTAACGGTAACTTTATCATCGACGGCGATGGTTACTATACCCTAAGCACCGATTACGTGAAAGTAGGCAATACCTTACCAAAAATTGTAGGTGGTTTAGCCAATACCGTTTCTTTTAAAAATCTGTCTTTAAACTTTTTAGTAGACTATCGTTTAGGCGGTAAATTAGTTTCTACTCCTTTATTATATGGTAAAGGTTCTGGTTTATACGAAGAAACTTTGCAGCACCGCGATGCCGAACACGGCGGTATTCCTTACTACATTAACGAAGGCGGTGACAAAGTACGTTTACCTGACCACAACGCTACGGCGCCGAACAACGCCAAAGTGTACCACGATGGCGTATTGCTAGAAGGCGTTACTACCGATGGAACGCCAAACCAAACCATTGTTGATGCGGCCAACTATTACCTGAACACGTACGGTTGGAGCACCGGTTGGTACGAAAACGGTGCGGTCTTTAAAAATTCTTACGTTAAAATGCGGGAACTTACTTTAAGCTATAATCTGCCGCAAGCCTTAGCTTCTAAACTTCGCTTCCAGAACATGTCGGTGTCGTTGATTGGCCGTAACCTGTTCTACTTCTGGAAAACAGTACCACATTTAGATCCAGAAACGGGTATTGGTACTTCCTGGAACCGCCAGGGCGTGGATGAAGGCTCTATGGCTCCAACCCGTAGCTATGGCGTTTCGCTGCATGTTTCGTTTTAA
- a CDS encoding SusD/RagB family nutrient-binding outer membrane lipoprotein, translating to MKKTFLYLALASVLLAPACSEDHLDEVNTNPNAANASQFNPNFLLADAQLGFSNTGYAQLLYQATGIQALASTYNYYGNGDKYINAGNFTDYQGRIFNDGYTSLSRLNQAILIANTQDPARFKNVIAISNIMRVLIFQRITDTYGDIPYTEALQAAEGITTPKYDKQQDIYMDLLPKLEAAINSLDAAAPKPTGDLIYAGDVAKWKKFGYSLMVRVAMRLTKVDPATAQSWTEKAAAAGTFASTADNGFVITDAANGDTQNSTTGALLTPDDFREVRWSKTLIDYLRAQNDPRLGVIGEIPQAGAINNANQGLTGNTSAAVQVGMPNGYDLSGGAFDIRKHPNYPGATGTGSDVAPLGNYSRPRVNVYMKRNGANFILTYAETEFLLAEAATRGWNVGSTAGEHYANGLRGAMQSLAQLDAAATINDAAISTYVTANPLGTENPLKQINEQYWLETSTTFNFIEGWFNWRRSGYPELTPVNYPGNITNATIPRRMIYPASEISNNPAGLQSGVASLQGGDLLTSRVWWDK from the coding sequence ATGAAAAAGACTTTTCTATATTTAGCTCTTGCTTCCGTACTATTGGCCCCGGCTTGCTCCGAGGACCACTTAGACGAAGTAAATACCAATCCAAATGCGGCTAATGCTAGCCAGTTTAACCCTAACTTTTTGCTGGCTGATGCACAATTAGGTTTCTCCAATACCGGTTACGCGCAGTTATTGTACCAGGCTACCGGCATTCAAGCTTTAGCCAGCACCTACAATTATTACGGCAACGGCGACAAATACATTAACGCCGGTAACTTTACCGATTACCAGGGTCGTATTTTTAATGATGGTTATACCTCATTAAGCCGTTTAAATCAAGCCATTTTAATTGCGAACACCCAGGATCCGGCCCGTTTTAAAAATGTGATTGCTATCAGTAACATCATGCGGGTATTGATTTTCCAACGCATTACCGATACTTACGGCGACATTCCGTATACCGAAGCGTTACAAGCCGCCGAAGGTATTACTACCCCGAAATACGACAAGCAACAGGATATTTACATGGACTTGCTGCCGAAACTGGAAGCGGCCATTAACAGCCTGGATGCAGCAGCCCCTAAACCTACCGGCGACCTGATTTATGCCGGCGATGTAGCCAAATGGAAAAAGTTTGGTTATTCTTTAATGGTTCGGGTAGCCATGCGCTTAACAAAAGTTGATCCGGCTACGGCCCAATCCTGGACCGAGAAAGCTGCTGCGGCCGGCACCTTCGCCAGCACCGCCGACAACGGTTTTGTAATTACCGATGCGGCAAACGGCGATACTCAAAACAGCACCACCGGCGCTTTATTGACTCCCGATGATTTTCGGGAAGTAAGATGGAGCAAGACGTTAATTGACTACTTACGGGCGCAAAATGACCCACGTTTAGGGGTAATTGGTGAAATTCCGCAAGCAGGTGCCATTAACAACGCGAACCAAGGCTTAACTGGCAATACCAGTGCCGCAGTACAGGTAGGTATGCCCAACGGTTATGATTTATCTGGTGGCGCTTTCGATATCCGGAAACACCCGAATTATCCTGGCGCTACCGGTACGGGCAGTGACGTTGCTCCATTAGGTAACTATTCTCGCCCGCGGGTAAACGTTTACATGAAACGGAATGGGGCTAACTTTATATTGACCTACGCCGAAACCGAGTTCTTATTAGCGGAAGCAGCTACCCGGGGCTGGAATGTAGGTAGTACAGCAGGCGAACATTACGCTAATGGTTTACGTGGTGCCATGCAGTCGCTGGCGCAATTAGATGCCGCGGCTACCATTAACGACGCAGCTATTTCTACATACGTAACGGCCAATCCATTGGGCACCGAAAATCCACTGAAGCAGATTAACGAACAATACTGGCTCGAAACCTCTACTACCTTTAACTTTATCGAGGGCTGGTTTAACTGGCGCCGTTCTGGTTACCCTGAGTTAACCCCGGTAAACTATCCTGGTAATATTACCAATGCTACCATTCCGCGCCGCATGATTTATCCGGCCTCAGAAATTTCTAACAACCCAGCCGGTTTGCAATCGGGCGTTGCCAGCTTACAAGGTGGCGATTTACTTACCTCCCGGGTTTGGTGGGATAAATAA
- a CDS encoding LacI family DNA-binding transcriptional regulator: protein MEKKNIRIKDIAQLAGVSIGTVDRVLHNRGKVSEEALQKVLSTLREIDYKPNLIARTLGTKKVFRIAVIIPDPAQDEYWAQAHLGIQHAAVEWNQYDVKVETYFFDLYHHESFLQLTQAAHVNKPDGIVLAPIFYHEALHFLHQCQASKIPFVIFNTNLPEIHPLSFIGQNLFDSGRVAAELMSLGQTAPGAFTVLHVNEASENSIHLLDKQKGFEHFFKVKNQPDFKISALDINETEENQLQEHLQILLSDAEIKGLFVTTSKGTAAIAAILKKLNRTDIRLIGYDLLPENIQHLQAGTIDFLINQNSRHQTFLGIQHLANYLFLKKEPPATNLLPLEIISRENLNSYLGSALPQF from the coding sequence ATGGAAAAGAAAAACATCAGGATTAAAGATATTGCGCAATTAGCCGGCGTTTCTATTGGCACCGTAGACCGGGTTTTGCATAACCGGGGTAAAGTATCGGAAGAAGCTTTGCAAAAAGTATTAAGTACCCTACGCGAAATAGATTACAAACCTAATTTAATTGCCCGCACCCTGGGCACTAAAAAAGTGTTTAGGATTGCGGTTATTATTCCGGACCCGGCCCAGGACGAATATTGGGCGCAGGCGCACCTGGGCATTCAGCACGCTGCCGTTGAATGGAACCAGTACGATGTAAAAGTAGAAACTTACTTTTTTGATTTATACCACCACGAATCTTTCCTGCAGCTTACCCAAGCGGCCCATGTAAATAAACCCGACGGCATTGTGCTGGCTCCTATATTTTACCACGAAGCTTTACACTTTTTGCACCAATGCCAGGCCAGCAAAATTCCGTTTGTAATTTTTAACACCAACCTGCCGGAAATTCATCCTTTAAGCTTTATTGGGCAGAACCTTTTTGATAGCGGCCGGGTAGCCGCCGAACTAATGAGTTTGGGCCAAACTGCACCGGGCGCCTTTACCGTATTGCACGTAAACGAAGCCAGCGAAAACTCCATCCATTTATTAGATAAGCAAAAAGGCTTTGAACATTTCTTTAAAGTTAAAAACCAACCCGATTTTAAAATTTCGGCTTTAGATATTAACGAAACTGAAGAAAACCAACTGCAGGAACACTTACAAATCCTGTTAAGCGATGCGGAAATAAAAGGCTTGTTTGTAACCACATCTAAAGGCACGGCCGCTATTGCCGCCATTTTAAAAAAATTAAACCGGACGGATATCCGGTTAATTGGCTACGATTTGTTGCCCGAAAATATTCAACATTTACAAGCCGGCACCATCGACTTTTTAATCAATCAAAATTCCCGGCACCAAACTTTTCTGGGCATTCAGCATTTGGCAAATTATCTTTTTTTAAAAAAAGAACCGCCCGCTACTAATTTATTACCCCTGGAAATAATTTCCCGCGAAAACTTAAACTCGTACCTAGGTTCGGCGCTGCCGCAGTTCTAA